From the genome of Nitrospinota bacterium:
GAACCGGATCTGGCCATGTCCATCAATGGCATCGCGCCGGGGATTCTCGCGGAAGAGGCAAAAAAAATCGGGTCCGCCATGATCCATTATTCGACGGATTACGTTTTCGACGGCGAAAAAACCAGCGGAGCTTATCTGGAGGATGATATCTGCAATCCTCAAAACGTTTACGGTCAAACCAAATTGGCCGGAGAGCAGGCAATCGTGAAGGTAGGAATCCCTCATTTTATCCTGCGAACCAGCGGCGTGTATGGCTCCAGAGGGAAAAATTTCATGCGCACTATTCTTAAACTGGCGAACGAGAATAAGGAACTTCGAATCGTCAATGACCAAGTGAGCTCCCCCACCTGGTCCCGCACCATCGCTCAAGCGACGAAACAAACCCTGCTACCCTTTCTCAATCATCCCTCGGGGAAACTTGTGGAAAAAATTGAACCGGTCAGCGGTATTTATCATTTATCCTGCCGGGGCGAAACCAGTTGGCATGGATTTGCCAAGGCCATTCTGGAGCATTCAAAAAACAATCTACCAGCTTCGAAATTGATATCCATTCCCTCATCGGAATACCCGACACCGGCAAAACGACCGCAGTATTCGGTGCTTTCCAACAAAAGGATTGAGCGGGTTCTGAAAATTGAAATGCCTCATTGGGAAGAAGCGTTGAAAATGTGTCTTGCAAGCGGTTCAACCCATTGATGGCATTGTAGTGATTTTGATCCAAAGAAATACAAACCTTTTGACAGGGATAAAAAATTGAAAAAAGCTTTTATCACCGGCATCACCGGTCAGGATGGTTCCTACCTTGCGGAATTGCTTCTCGAAAAAAAATACGAGGTACACGGCCTGGTTCGACGGTCCAGCAGTTTCAACCGGGGAAGAATCGAACATCTTCACAAGGATCATCATCTGCCGCAAAATAAAATCCATCTCCACTATGGAGATATGACCGATGCCCCCAGCTTGAACCGTCTTGTCGCCAAAATAGAGCCTGATGAAATTTATAACCTCGCCGCCCAAAGCCATGTCGCCGTCAGTTTTGAAACCCCCGAATACACGGGTCAGGCCGATGCCCTGGGGACACTGCGAATTCTTGACGCCATCCGGTCTTTAGGATTAGAAAAAAAATGCCGTTTCTATCAGGCATCCACCAGTGAAATGTTTGGCAAAGTCGCCGAAACCCCGCAAAGTGAAACCACCCCGTTCTATCCCCGGAGTCCTTATGGCGCCGCCAAGCTGTATGCGCACTGGATCACCGTCAATTACCGGGAAGCTTACAATATGTTCGCTTGCAGCG
Proteins encoded in this window:
- the rfbD gene encoding dTDP-4-dehydrorhamnose reductase; this encodes MRILLIGKNGQIGWELHRELAELGEIVAPDSEDLDLCKPDRVRHFVQQVQPDLIINAAAYTAVDKAETEPDLAMSINGIAPGILAEEAKKIGSAMIHYSTDYVFDGEKTSGAYLEDDICNPQNVYGQTKLAGEQAIVKVGIPHFILRTSGVYGSRGKNFMRTILKLANENKELRIVNDQVSSPTWSRTIAQATKQTLLPFLNHPSGKLVEKIEPVSGIYHLSCRGETSWHGFAKAILEHSKNNLPASKLISIPSSEYPTPAKRPQYSVLSNKRIERVLKIEMPHWEEALKMCLASGSTH
- the gmd gene encoding GDP-mannose 4,6-dehydratase, yielding MKKAFITGITGQDGSYLAELLLEKKYEVHGLVRRSSSFNRGRIEHLHKDHHLPQNKIHLHYGDMTDAPSLNRLVAKIEPDEIYNLAAQSHVAVSFETPEYTGQADALGTLRILDAIRSLGLEKKCRFYQASTSEMFGKVAETPQSETTPFYPRSPYGAAKLYAHWITVNYREAYNMFACSGILFNHESPRRGENFVTRKITLTLANILKGTQEKLYLGNLNAKRDWGHARDYVEGMWLMLQQETPEDYVLATGEQHDVREFIEEAFGLCGMKIEWQGSGVDEKGIDPATGRTLVEVDPAYFRPAEVETLLGDPKKAEEKLGWVRKTSFKELVRVMVEADLTLAGLDATEVMGS